The following coding sequences lie in one Streptomyces sp. NBC_00510 genomic window:
- a CDS encoding multicopper oxidase domain-containing protein, whose protein sequence is MIEGIGRRRFLAAGAAVVGAGATSRAWAGTPLADVPPGGILRSKVRLPRPYQVPLPVPPVLEPMLRTATTDYYQMTQRVAKLEILPGLRTSCWTYDGLFPGPTLVSRSGRRAIVTHRNELPQPTVVHLHGGHTPSDSDGYPIDLTMPVGSSMSYADAMEGMPEMHGSSGQLSHGQRSYTYPMLQRAATLWYHDHRMGYTGPSVYRGLAGFHLLTDDEEDQLDLPRGSRDIPLLLADRAFAENGALMYPAADSGMHKPGVVHAHHFGMMGDVILVNGAPWPVHRVKRQRYRLRFLNGCNVRDFRLELDPPPPGGKGLLQIGSDGGLLGSPLAHDSLRMAPAERFDVIVDFARYRPGTKVRLVNRYGSGSTAQVMRFDVSPSSRKPHDDTHIPKRLSRYPATVLDPRKAVAHRTFAFRHSRDGWTINGLPYKPGRALAQVKLGTIEIWKFTSVFFHSVHVHLDAFRVLSRNGKKPGAFDAGWKDTVATGPGETVEVAVRFTDYAGKFMIHCHNLEHEDMAMMADFTTH, encoded by the coding sequence GTGATCGAAGGCATCGGCAGGCGCCGCTTTCTCGCCGCGGGGGCGGCCGTCGTCGGGGCGGGCGCGACGAGCAGGGCCTGGGCGGGCACACCGCTCGCCGATGTACCACCGGGCGGGATCCTGCGGAGCAAGGTTCGGCTCCCGCGCCCGTACCAGGTACCCCTGCCGGTCCCGCCGGTCCTCGAGCCCATGTTGCGGACCGCGACGACCGACTACTACCAGATGACCCAGCGCGTGGCGAAACTGGAGATCCTCCCGGGACTGCGCACCAGCTGCTGGACGTATGACGGCCTCTTCCCCGGCCCCACGCTCGTCTCCCGCTCGGGGCGCCGCGCGATCGTCACGCACCGCAACGAGCTGCCCCAGCCGACCGTGGTCCACCTGCACGGCGGCCACACGCCCTCCGACAGCGACGGTTACCCGATCGACCTGACGATGCCCGTCGGCAGCAGCATGTCGTACGCCGACGCGATGGAGGGCATGCCGGAGATGCACGGTTCCTCCGGCCAGCTCAGCCACGGCCAGCGCAGCTACACGTATCCGATGCTGCAGCGCGCGGCGACGCTCTGGTACCACGACCACCGCATGGGCTACACCGGCCCGTCGGTGTACCGCGGACTGGCCGGGTTCCACCTCCTGACCGACGACGAGGAGGACCAGCTCGACCTGCCGCGCGGCTCCCGCGACATCCCGCTGCTGCTCGCGGACCGGGCGTTCGCCGAGAACGGGGCGCTGATGTACCCCGCGGCCGACTCCGGCATGCACAAGCCCGGCGTCGTGCACGCGCACCACTTCGGCATGATGGGCGACGTCATCCTGGTCAACGGCGCCCCGTGGCCCGTGCACCGGGTCAAGCGGCAGCGCTACCGGCTGCGGTTCCTCAACGGCTGCAACGTCCGGGACTTCCGCCTGGAGCTGGACCCCCCGCCGCCGGGCGGCAAGGGCCTGCTGCAGATCGGCAGCGACGGCGGACTGCTGGGCAGCCCGCTGGCGCACGACAGCCTGCGCATGGCCCCCGCCGAACGTTTCGACGTCATCGTGGACTTCGCCCGCTACCGGCCCGGCACCAAGGTGCGCCTGGTCAACCGGTACGGCAGCGGCAGCACCGCGCAGGTCATGCGCTTCGACGTCTCGCCGTCGTCCCGGAAGCCGCACGACGACACCCACATCCCCAAGCGGCTGTCGCGCTACCCGGCCACCGTCCTCGACCCCCGCAAGGCCGTGGCGCACCGGACCTTCGCCTTCCGGCACTCGCGGGACGGCTGGACGATCAACGGCCTGCCGTACAAGCCCGGGCGCGCGCTGGCCCAGGTGAAGCTCGGCACGATCGAGATCTGGAAGTTCACCTCGGTGTTCTTCCATTCGGTGCACGTGCACCTGGACGCCTTCCGCGTGCTGTCCCGCAACGGCAAGAAGCCGGGCGCGTTCGACGCGGGCTGGAAGGACACGGTGGCGACGGGCCCGGGCGAGACCGTCGAGGTGGCGGTCCGCTTCACCGACTACGCCGGCAAGTTCATGATCCACTGCCACAACCTCGAGCACGAGGACATGGCGATGATGGCCGACTTCACCACGCATTGA
- a CDS encoding DUF3040 domain-containing protein yields the protein MPYRHKAIEDIEAETRRTDPRFAEGLRTGRPCAPREYRRRLGWFLLAVALAWILVGIVLPQGLLMAAGLVLAGIAAGVLDPRHDTVGGGRRRA from the coding sequence ATGCCGTACCGACACAAGGCCATCGAGGACATCGAGGCCGAGACCCGGCGCACCGACCCCCGCTTCGCCGAGGGGTTGCGCACCGGGCGCCCGTGCGCGCCGCGCGAGTACCGGCGGCGGCTGGGCTGGTTCCTGCTGGCGGTGGCGCTCGCCTGGATCCTCGTCGGCATCGTGCTCCCGCAGGGGCTGCTGATGGCGGCCGGACTGGTCCTGGCCGGAATCGCCGCGGGTGTCCTGGACCCCCGCCACGACACCGTGGGAGGGGGCCGCAGGCGGGCGTGA
- a CDS encoding HAMP domain-containing sensor histidine kinase, whose translation MSLYWRIFLLNGAVLVVATVLLLGPVTVSTPVLLGEALVLGVGLVAMLVANALLLRVGLAPLQRLSRAMNSADLLRPGGRPAVTGSGEMAALITTFNTMLDRLESERATTSARVLSAQEDERQRIAQELHDEVGQTLTAVVLQLGRSADLAPDPLKDDLRQVQETTRAGLDEIRRIARRLRPGVLEELGLHSALRALAGEFTAPGLTVVDRFGPALPAFDHETELVLYRVAQEAVTNAARHSCADRVEIHLGAVPGGGAELLIRDNGKGIGEVPEGAGMRGMRERALLIGARLAVGAAPGGGTDVRLGVPAPASDGPR comes from the coding sequence ATGTCGCTGTACTGGCGGATCTTCCTGCTGAACGGCGCGGTGCTGGTCGTCGCCACGGTTCTCCTGCTCGGCCCCGTCACGGTCTCCACCCCCGTGCTGCTGGGCGAAGCGCTGGTGCTGGGCGTGGGACTGGTCGCGATGCTCGTCGCCAACGCCCTGCTGCTCCGGGTCGGGCTCGCACCGCTGCAGCGGCTGAGTCGGGCGATGAACTCCGCCGACCTGCTCCGCCCTGGGGGCCGCCCCGCCGTCACCGGATCGGGGGAGATGGCCGCATTGATCACGACCTTCAACACCATGCTCGACCGCCTGGAGTCCGAGCGCGCCACCACCAGTGCCCGCGTGCTGTCCGCCCAGGAGGACGAACGGCAGCGCATCGCCCAGGAGCTCCACGACGAGGTCGGCCAGACCCTCACCGCCGTCGTCCTGCAACTGGGACGCAGCGCCGACCTGGCCCCCGATCCCCTCAAGGACGACCTGCGGCAGGTGCAGGAGACCACCCGCGCCGGACTCGACGAGATCCGCCGCATCGCGCGCCGCCTGCGCCCCGGCGTCCTGGAGGAACTCGGCCTGCACAGTGCCCTGCGCGCCCTGGCCGGCGAGTTCACCGCCCCCGGACTCACGGTCGTGGACCGCTTCGGCCCCGCGCTCCCCGCGTTCGACCACGAGACCGAGCTGGTGCTCTACCGGGTCGCCCAGGAGGCGGTCACCAACGCGGCCCGCCACTCCTGCGCGGACCGGGTGGAGATCCACCTGGGCGCCGTTCCCGGCGGCGGGGCCGAACTCCTGATCAGGGACAACGGCAAAGGCATCGGCGAGGTCCCCGAGGGCGCCGGGATGCGCGGCATGCGCGAACGCGCCCTGCTCATCGGCGCCCGCCTGGCGGTCGGTGCCGCCCCCGGCGGCGGCACCGACGTCCGCCTCGGCGTACCCGCTCCGGCGTCGGACGGCCCGCGATGA
- a CDS encoding response regulator transcription factor → MTAPPPTRILLADDHALVRRGVRLILDGEPDLTVVAEAGDGAEAVAKARGEQVDLAVLDIAMPRMTGLQAARELSRLRPDLRILILTMYDNEQYFFEALKAGASGYVLKSVADRDLVEACRAAVRDEPFIYPGAVTTLIRTYLERARQGEPLPARAITEREEEILKLVAEGHTSQEIAGLLFISVKTVERHRANLLQKLGLRDRLELTRYAIRAGLIEP, encoded by the coding sequence ATGACCGCCCCGCCGCCCACCCGGATCCTCCTCGCCGACGACCACGCGCTGGTGCGGCGGGGCGTCCGGCTGATCCTCGACGGCGAACCCGACCTGACCGTCGTCGCCGAGGCCGGTGACGGCGCCGAGGCCGTCGCCAAGGCCCGCGGGGAGCAGGTCGACCTGGCCGTCCTGGACATCGCGATGCCCCGGATGACCGGCCTGCAGGCCGCGCGGGAACTGAGCAGGCTCCGCCCCGACCTGCGCATCCTCATCCTGACCATGTACGACAACGAGCAGTACTTCTTCGAGGCCCTCAAAGCCGGGGCCAGCGGGTACGTCCTGAAGTCCGTCGCCGACCGCGACCTGGTCGAGGCCTGCAGGGCCGCCGTGCGCGACGAGCCCTTCATCTACCCCGGCGCCGTCACCACCCTGATCCGCACCTACCTCGAACGTGCCCGCCAGGGCGAGCCCCTGCCCGCCCGGGCCATCACCGAACGCGAGGAGGAGATCCTCAAGCTCGTCGCCGAGGGCCACACGTCCCAGGAGATCGCCGGCCTGCTGTTCATCAGCGTCAAGACGGTCGAGCGTCACCGCGCCAACCTCCTGCAGAAGCTCGGCCTGCGCGACCGACTGGAACTCACGCGCTACGCGATCCGGGCCGGGCTCATCGAGCCCTGA
- a CDS encoding type 1 glutamine amidotransferase, translating to MAADFAGGRRVLAVVSNYGVEQDELVVPVEHLRDKGAEVTVAATRRDAVRTLVGDKDPGKVVEPDVTLDEVDPAGFDLLLIPGGTINADNLRLQGKAMDVVRAFASSGRPIAAICHGPWALVEAGVAKGKTLTSYASVRTDLLNAGAVSWVDEPVVSDASAGYPLVTSRTPEDLDAFLGEVDKLLVGSAGSVGS from the coding sequence ATGGCTGCAGATTTCGCGGGCGGCCGCCGCGTCCTGGCGGTCGTCTCCAACTACGGGGTCGAGCAGGACGAGCTGGTCGTCCCCGTCGAGCACCTCCGTGACAAGGGCGCCGAGGTCACCGTCGCCGCGACGCGCCGCGACGCCGTACGCACCCTGGTCGGGGACAAGGATCCCGGCAAGGTCGTGGAGCCGGACGTCACCCTCGACGAGGTGGATCCCGCCGGTTTCGACCTGCTGCTCATCCCCGGCGGCACGATCAACGCCGACAACCTACGCCTCCAGGGGAAGGCGATGGACGTCGTGCGGGCGTTCGCCTCGTCGGGGCGTCCGATCGCGGCGATCTGCCACGGTCCGTGGGCGCTCGTGGAGGCGGGCGTCGCGAAGGGGAAGACGCTGACCTCGTACGCCTCGGTGCGGACCGACCTGCTCAACGCGGGTGCCGTGTCCTGGGTCGACGAACCCGTGGTGAGCGACGCCTCCGCGGGGTACCCGTTGGTCACCTCGCGCACGCCGGAAGACCTGGACGCCTTCCTGGGCGAGGTCGACAAGCTCCTCGTCGGGTCCGCCGGGTCCGTCGGCTCCTGA